The genomic DNA GATGCAAGTCTAGGCTGCAGCGCTGCAGATGCTGAGTTGTCAGGAACGCATGTTACATCCACTCTTAACAAAGCTTCCTTCCATGCAGATGCTGCTCTGCCCTATCAGGCCCCTTCACAAAGCAGCTTTTATCTGCTGTAAATGTATATAAGCCCTAGTACTTTTAAAGCCAGAGTTCATTCTGATAGAGGGCTGAACCTCTGTTGCTTTGTGTTCTTTCCTACAGCTACAGAAATAAACTGTTGCTGCCTGACCTGAACCTGTAAATTAGACTGCGTGTTTATTCCGCAAGAGTTCCAAATCAGGagttcatgtttttttctgccacAAACAGTATGTGTCTCCGATGATGTActgatcatttttcttttagtttgtaTCGAAATATTCAAGTATTGGGACAAAATCTCTAATGTTTCTTACTTGTCCTCGATGGTGGTAAACATCTGCATTCTGAGGATCGATATCAGCAGCCATGTTAAAGTCTTGAGTGGACAGCAcaggttgctgctgctgcatatACATACTTCCTCGTTTGATCAGAGCATTAGCTCGGAGCtgtaaaaaaagtttaaagcaGCATTAGCCACTTTAGCATTCCTCCAGATTTAAGGCTTTGTTACAATTACAGCCAAGTTTTTCATTTGACTAGTTTTTCCCACTGATAGATTTAATTCATTCTAAGCAGGGATAAATTTCATAGTACTCTAAATGAATCAATTCCTCTGATTTCAAATATGGCAGCCTATGCTTGCATCTTGGTGGATTTACAACTCCCCAAAATTCCTTTAGAAGACAGGCTCCCTATGCTTACAAATAGATCAGCATTCTTTGAAGCAGTCCAATATGCAGTACAATTaatgttttttccctcttatttaTGAACTGATTTTTCAGACTGGATAAGCCTCTAATTCATTTAACTTCCCCTGTTCTTTAGTTTGTACTACTTAGCACAGCTGgctcaaaaataaacaagtccttgaaaaacagtttgtcaggaatgaaaacacaaaatggtaAATAAACCAGAACACTCCCATTAAAGTACCTGAAAACTTGGAGAAACAAGCTCTTGAACTATACTGCAAGTTCATCGTTTAACTTCTACATTTTCTCAACCCCAACTACAACCCAGCTGTGACAGGTTCTTACCTTCACATTTGCATCTTCCATGCTGATGACTTGATCCAGGTCCGGTTTGGCAGCATTTGCATTGCCAATAAGTAAGTAAAAAGTAGCTCGCAGAAGCAAAGCTTCTGCCATGtattttccctttgcttcaATTTCTTTTGTGCACTCACTGATAATTTTGTCATAGTTCTCTTCTTCCATATATTGTTTTGCTCTCAAATAGCCAGAGCTGTAAATGATGTAAGAACAATTGTATTTATACATGCATTCACTGAACACTGCACTTTCAATTCAGACTTTTCATTAAATCATAACAAATACTAACTTTTGTTATGCTGTGTTACAACAGCAGCATTATAAGCAAAGTTACAAATATTCCTGGATGGAGCCATCACAGACTGAAAACAATTTAGACAAAAACTGTCAAAATTACattggaaataaagaagaaaaatcttttaaagctcTTGAACTTGTTGAGCTTCATTCTTCCTTgaaatttttttcacattaaggACAGAGATAATATCTGCCTTAAAACAAGAGGGCTGGGATGGAATTCCAAGtcagaaaagtgaaatattaaaCATAGCCATGTGCAGTTTATATGTGTAAGAAAggatttcacaggaaaaattaCAGTTGACATTGCCTTGTCCTCAGCTAAGTGTCCTGGATTCAGTGGATTTGCCTGTAATCATGACATTCTaccttactttaaaaaaaatcaaattcataACACTGTTTTCAATGGTTTCCATACTGACAGCAATATCATCTTCCAAAATTAAACTGGAAAACAGCATAGTAAGTTAAAGTACCAGCTATGTGGTGCTGAAACTCCactccaaaaaggaaaaagctcaAGCTTTCCTTTGTCAGAACAAACCTCTCATTTATGTGCCATTTGATTCCAGAAACACAGAACACCTTTCAGCCCCAGTTGCTGTAAACTCCTAGTGTTCATTAACAGAGACCCTAGCTTGTCTTCTCCCCTCCAATCCAAAGTCTAACTTGCTCCTTCTTGGAAACTCTCCTTCAGtataaaatattcctttctccAGAAGCATCATTCGTGACTAACCAGTCCTCCCATCTCCTAAGCTCTACTATGGTCATGTAGTAAATATTCAGCATATCTTCTGAATCTTATTGTCCTTCCTCTGTTTAGTGGATCAAAGCCACCTCCAGTTTAGAACCAAGTAGTCACCTTTcataaaagtttcatttttaatactgttCTCACTTTATTACCACAGAATCTCCCATGCCAAGTACTATAACAGCAAATTACACCAAGCGGTATGTGAAAATCACTGAAAACCTAATTCCAAACAATTCCCAACTGTACTGTACACtcacttttcttttacttcagaAGCCTCTCCCTCCTTATCCTTATCTTCATCTGATTTCTCACCCTTAAGCAAAGGTTGGGAGATTATATCATCTGTGAAAGAACTGAAGTAGGATTTAATGAACTGTGGTGAGGGCATCAGAGGCTCACGattctgaaacagagaaatgtaaTTTCAAGTCATTAGATGCTAAGATTGCCTGGTAAATATGGATATGGATAAACAAATgtgattataaaaaaaaaaaaaatcattcatgAAACAACCAATGTCTGACTTCCCACTATCTCATTTGATAGtctgatattttttatttgtttgacaTTTAGGGATTATTTAAGCTTCAGATCACAACTCAGTACCCATCACcagtagaaataaaatgaagaaatccaagagaggaggaaggataCAGTATCCTTCTGCATGTGTGACTAAAAACAAGGACTCTTAGGATATCATAAGACACTGGGTAGTTGTACTAAACCAGTATGTGTGCACATAAATTGAGTGAAAAATGCAAGCTGGCAGTTTAAGCATGAGCTTACATTCAACTAGATTCTGAATAGCACTTGGCCCTTTCCTCCAACTTGTCCAAGAGAAGCTGCTGTCTATCATTCCAATGAAGACTAATGAGGCAATAACCTGATTCTGCATGGAGCTTGGCCTAGATACCACACAAATCCCAGAAGTAACACCTCTGAGGTACAAAATCCTTTCTACggctaaaaaatatttcttactcAAAATGAACACTGCATACAAGAACTACAATTCCACCTCTCCTGCAAGTCTGAATGCACTCTTCTGAATTTCTCTATTAAGTTCTATTGTAACACTGTCTATTGGAAGTGCACCTATTTTATGATGCTACTACCACCACACTAATAGCACAATTCATTTTTGCTATCCTGACACCATACATTTATCCAAATTTCCATAGGGAAGAAATTCAGCATCTCAAAACCAATGTGGATTTCAGCACTTCAACcatcaccacaaaaaaacaagcaagaatGTTTTAATAACAAGTGAGAATGTTTTAATACCTGTCTCAACTTTTTTGTAAACCTACAGCCACTTAGAATGACTGCTCCTGACTACGCTTGTACTTCCACGGTTCTCTTTTCTGCAGCTTCCAAACATTAACACAAAGACTTCTGACTGGGAAAATAGAAAAGTACAAGTATGAGCACCTGTTTACAGAAATGGAACAGCCTGCGACTGAATGTCACAAGGAATTTGTGGTAGTTAGGAGATCAAGGTGCATTTCTCAAGAAAGAATCAGGAAATCTGACCACTAATAAGATGATGTAACTTTgcactgcattattttttcttaagcaatgctttttgcttttcttctttaaaaaacaaacaaacaaaacaaaacacacaccaaaccaaaagacAACCCCCTAACCTTAAACCAGTATTATTTTGCCACTTTCTAAAATGTAGGAATTCCGCTGTCAACTTAATCTTTCTTACACAAAATTTCTTTATGAAACCAAGAACAACCTGGGGAAAAAGCCATATATCAtcattcttcttattttaagcTATTCAATACATATGGAACCAACATTTTAACACATAATTTATAAACCCTCCTATCTCAACACACATTCCTAACTCAACCACCTGATGTGCAACAGAATATTAGGCTACTGCTGTTCCAACATATCCTGTTTTCATTGTGTCGCAAGTCCAGAAAAGCCCTGTGTGAGGCAGCACAACAACTTAGGTGTCTTCTGAATGTCACAATAAATTTGATTATTAAAGGGAAATAATTATTAGAAATAGGGTCTCTTCCCTGTTGAGGTTTCAAAAAGTTTGGACAGGTCCCAAAGGAAAACATTGGTACAACAGTAGCTTTGTACAAAACTGTTCGTATCAACTGTTATACTTCAGCAGATGAAGACAGTGACTTGCTTACAACAATTGACAGAATGCCAAAAATCAACATTTCAACCACCAGTCAGGTGAAATCAGAATTTATCAGCAATATCACAAGTCCTACCTTGTATTTCTCTTTggccttttcttttccaaggaGTTTAAGAACTTTATCAGCTAATAACATACTTTGCTGGTTCTGGAAGCCTTCTAAAATGCAGACTGCAGTGACATCTAGGAAACAACACACAAAAGTGAGACTAAAGACAAATTCTGATAGTCACTGGAGTACATTAAAATATGCCACTATTACAATGAGTCACTGTCAAACTAATAAATGTCCTCTCCAAGAGTAAAAGCCTCTGTTTCCAGTTTGCTGTATTTACCATGTTTTCCAAGATACAAATTTGTATCCAAAATGATCTCCTTGTGATAAAAGGACTTTATGACAGTGGATGAAAGAAATTACGTTTATTTTTATCACGTTTTTAATCTAGAGACAAACACACTTAGATGAATGGTAacctatacatatatatagatgAACAAAAAATTTATACATCCAGCAGAGGCTTTCAACATTTTGAAACTTTGGGGATAGTAATGATGTTCATATTATGTTCACATTAAAAGTGTTAACATGGCTTCTCTTATGGGACTGATCCtaattttctacttttaaaattcacattCAGTCCAATCACATCTTGCTTCTTGCTCAGTTTAAGAAATCTTCCTATATTATATCTCAAATTTTTCTGCTCACCTCTGTGACTTTGGTATGGTGCAACTTTAAGAGAAATAGTTTGTTGGCCTACTTGAAGTGCTAGCCCATAACATATCACTTCCATTCACACGTAGAGCCTCTGCAAATGCAAACCCATTGCTCCCTGCATCATGCTTTGCAGTGTGAAATGTGCTCTTATGGTACATTCTCATTACTTCTCTGGATCCTCTAATTAATGTCACACTACCActgttttttcctaattaatttAATTCCTACTTAAATATCAGCAAAGGTGGACTTGAGATTCAAACAGTATATGGTTTGAATACACTTGAAAAGCAAGTGTCTTCCCCTGGAATAAATACAGTTTCTGTAATTCTACACCCTATAGGTACTATTATGCCACCATTTATACAGACACTCCTCATAACTCCAGCATAGTCAAGAAGCACATCAGAGTCCCCAGGAAAACATGCTACACCCAGAAAGACTGTGAATTACAGTGTGCAGTAACACTGTACTATACCACCTTAGCAGACATGCTTTGCCCAAAGCGGCAGCTGTAAACCAGTGCCCGGACTTGGCTGAGGCAGCAACATCTTGCAAATTATACTGCCAGGGATCattggagggtttttttgctggtgatggtgggttttttgtttggttttactttCCTTCACTACACGGACATCCCCTGTTTCCTGGGATTTTACTGGCCATACAAGGTTGGCAGGTAAAAGCAGTATTCTATTTGAAAACTGCTGTCATTCAGAAAAAGCAGGTAATTTTCagatcaaacaaaaataaaggttgaaaaaaattgtaacaaCCACTAATGCTATtaacattcacagaatcacagaatgttagggataggaagggacctcgaaagatcatctattccaatccccctgccggagcaggaacacctagatgaggttacacaggaaggcgtccaggtgggtttcggatgtctccagagaaggagactccacaacctccctgggcagtctgttccagtgctctgtcaccttcactgagaagtttcgtctcatatttaagcggaacctcttgtgttccagtttgcacccattgccccttgtcctatcattggttgtcaccgagaagagcctggctccatcctcctgacactcaccctttacatatttataaacattaatgaggtcacccctcagtctcctcttctctaagccaaagagacccagctccctcagcctttcctcatacaggagatgctccactcccttcatcatcttcgtggctctgcgctggactctctccagaagttccccGTCtgtcctgaactgaggggcccagaactggacacaatattccagatgaggtctcaccagggcagagtagagggggaggagaacctctctggacctactaactACCCCCCTTccaatacaccccaggatgccattggccttcctggccacaagggcacagtgctggctcatggtcatcctgctgtccaccaggacctccaggtccctttcccctacactgctctctaacaggttattccccaacttatactggaactaGGGGTTGTTTCTATCTAGATGCAAggctctacacttgcccttgttgtattccattaaatttttccctgcccaactctccagcctgtccagatctcactggatggcagcacggccttctggcgtgtcagccactcctcccagtttagtgtcatcagcaaacttgctgatagtacactctgttccctcatccaagtcgttgatgaatatattgaatagtacaTGAATATACTGAATAGTACATCACAAATAAGTTACATTTAAAAGCTATCCTACAATGGCAGGGACACTTGACCTTTCTCAGGGCTTTATCATCTGTCAGTTTATCACAACTATAGTTTAGATTTCATTATAGCACTCTGGAAATGCAGCTGTTGGGCAATTAGTGATCGCAAAGGACTACACTAAATCACCTAAGTAGTCCTTTTCTAGTGACTATGGTCTTAGAGGGCAGAAATGCATTCTgccagcaaataaataaatagatagatagatacatAAAATTTCCACATCTTATTTACCTTCTAGTTTAGCAGACCTAATTCTTTGCTGTTATACATAATGAAAGTAATTTAACTATTAGATTTGCCAGTCAGAGCACTGGCttattttctgtccttctttGATAATGAGCACAACTGAAaatttcatttgccttttaaCCATTTACATAAGCAGGAACAATTTCACTTGATGAAATTTAAATGGATCCTTGCAAACAGCATCCCTTTGTTCAAAAGTGCCCTCAGACAACACACCTGACCTGTAGTACTCCTTAATTTTCATGGCTTCTCAGTCACATCTTCCTGACAGTTCAAAATGTGTTCTGTTAGGAACAGTATTTGGAAGGATTTGACACAGTAGTTTCTACCAAATACACAGtgttaatgttttttaaaatgtttgcttctTAAAAATCCGTTCCAGTTTTCATAACAGTTATACAGCAGAATGCTACTGAAGCTGTTTTCCCTTCAGTACCTGCCAAATGCATTTATATGACTATAATACTCTCATGTCTGACCATGCATCTCCACCTGCAAAAACACCTTGGTTTCTGTAGTATTTCCATTTCTctaaaacaaacaggaaagaaagttTGTTAGAGTGGAAGTAGAACGACTGTTGTGTGCGTTATCCACTCAGTATGTTACATGAATTCTATTCTAAAATTTAAGTAGTTTCCTGGAGGAAGAATACATTGAGTGGCTGCATCAATTTCTCAGCAGCTATTTCAGACCTAAGCAGATGACAGcttgaaaaatgggaaaaggctTCTTCttagaagagaagaaaatgtatttgcattaGCTAtgaatgcttttaaataaataattctgtatttctatagttgcagaagtaaaaacaaaacaaacccagaagtTATCCTCTCCAAAGCGCCTGAGCTAGTTCCACTTTCAAATATACACGTCAAGAGACACTCACCTTCTAAACATTCCTTCTTATTGTCTAGCTTCTCATGAGCTTTTGCGCGTCTGAAGAGAGCTTTTACATATTTAGGATTAAGCTCAACAGCCTTTGTGCAGTCTTGTGCCACTTCTGTCCATTTTTGCTGTGGGTAGAAAACAACACAATGAGAGAGTCCCTACTCAGCTGCATTATATTAGCTTTCCACTACCAACTCCGGGGTCATGCCCACCTAACAGTAGCTGCAGTTCTCAGGGCTCTAGTTCTACCTGCTTGCTTCTATTTCCGCAAGTTTCTCAGTAAGAAACTGCCAGGCACCACTGGAAGCCACCTGCACCAGAAGagccacaaaacagaaaaggaattcCTACAGAAAAACGAAACCAGACAGTTGTACAAAGCACATGGGAGAAGATAATTAGTTGACGCAAAGATGCTTGCAGGAGGCAACATTGGGACTGAAAGACtggaacaaaacaaatacaagaaaaaagatgaaaacacaatgaaaaccagcaaacaagTCTAATGAAGTgctaaaacactttttttcctaaatttgtGATTTCCATTTACTACATCATGTTACTACAAAGAGATGATAAATGCATATGTAGCAGTAGAGCTGGTCAAGGGTATTAAGAACTAAAAATCCATTTCTCTGCAAAATTGATTATGAAAACAGGCTTTTCTAataatggaaaaagaagaaacacataCATTTGGGATTCATTATGGCATGAAATAGTGTTTTAAGTAGTATTTGATTAGACGAGAACTGTTTTATCTCTTCTCTGACTTTCAAGAACAGATTTCTCTAATCACACAGTCTCTCAATTGATACTTCAGGCTGTACAAAGCCAATTTTTCCACTCCTTTATACAGTTCACTAACTTGACCTCATAAGCAAATTTACTGATACCATAATAAGCAACTCTGGTTGACTTCTAAAACTAATATCAAGTATATTCAGCTATCAAATAAATGTTACTTCCACAGGTGTAAAATTTAGGTCTTGGGCTTTAGTaggtttttgtttaatttttgaagTAGCATACTTCCAAAATATTTGGCCTTTCACCTAACAATTGAAGAAACAGTCTAGTTGAGAGAAGCAAAATCAGCTTACCTACAAGAAAATTGTACCAGAGGATAAGAAATGGAAACCTTGTCTTACAAAAAAGGTACACAAATGAGTTAAATAAGAGAGACTGATAATActtaacagaaaatacttttatttatatgtgGAGAAGTATGACAAGCTAGTGAAAAATAACTGCACACAACAGCATCTTCTTGTGAAGGCAGAACATATCACCACCTGGGATCTAACAGTGGACAAAGGcaacaaaatacacaaattatAATGGAACTTTTTAGAATAAACACATAATTATCTTTAATTTCTTACCAGTTGTTCATaggcagcagctctgttttGATAGAAGGTAGAAAGATCAAGGTTTTTCTCAGGAGGGCACAGGCTGATAGCCTCAGTATAACACTGAATAGCTTGCTcatattttcctgctttaaaatatttgtttcctttgttcttgGCTGCTTGGGCTCTATCAAGAGggctctgaaaaacaaagtgatAGGTCAGTTCAAATAAGAATAGTATCATCGCATGCAAGCTATGTGCTTAAGGGCTGAGCTTCAAAGATATAAAATGGATCTGAGTGGTAAACTTCAGCCTacacttctgaaaatctctctccatccatttcctggaaaaacacaacagattttcttttgctaGTGTATCAGATAGGAGACAAACTTTTCAAACTATTCGCTACAATGGTATTAAACAATGCACTGATTTATCTTTGGACAGCTATACAGGTTTTAATGTTGTGTGGCCAGTGACCAGAAGAACCAATGAGATAAGTTATTTATCCAAAGACTAATATGTGAACACAACAAAGCCCTTAAAGCAATTTAAATAGGGTAAGTTTCCTACTGAAATACATTTAGCCTATAAGACCAGAGCTGACTCACCAGATTATGAATTAAACATGGAAAAACACTTCATGGAAAGACCTACTGAGCAAGACAAATAAAACCTATATGGAAAACAAAGCTGGTTTGCCTGCCATACACTAGACAAATTACAGCTAACTCCTTTACAGCTTTGCACAACTTGCTTCATCCAAGCACTAACACAAAGTGCTGGACCATCACAGTCTGTAATTTTTAGCAGAGCATGGAAGACTTTGCTAACTGGCCTGTGACCCTGCTAAATGAATCTTTACATTGTGCACCACCTGTTGAtcatctgcatttctgcagaaacCAACACTGCTACCTGCAACCCCTAGATATATAGATCAGTTATCAAATATTGTGGTTTATAAGGAATCAGATATAAAAAGCCTCTCTTTATTAAAGGGGTATGACCCAAATTCAAGAAATACAGAGCTGCAAAAGATCCTAATATTAATCTTCTGGATTTCTGCTCCTCTTTCAGAGCCTAGCTTCAAGGATCAACATTTTGGAGCAGTTCAGGCTAACCTGCcagaccaaaacaaacagaggTGTGAGCACATATGCCATCCTACcagcctctctgaggaaggaaAGAGTACAAGCTGGGGCCAGTAATGCCTTAAACAATAGCTGCAGGATTCACTATATCTCACCTATTGAATCATGCACTGAAAAGATCATCTAGGATTTGCTGGCAATTGTAAATGCTGCTCTTTGGCCATACTtctgcctcctctcccctctcatCCACCACCAGCATCAAACTACACCCAGACTGCTGTAAGACACGCTTAAAAGCATCTTTGCAGTTCATCAGCCTGTTTCACTTTATGTCTGTTCATTTCACGCCAGTCTGATCATTCTTAGCATCTAAATGATGTTTCAAACTGAAAACCTGAAGCAAACTCAGGAGTTGCTGTACAACCCCTCTGTTACAGCCTGGTTTCCAATCATAGTATGAGAGAACGAGATAATGGGTGCCAGCCTTAGTTCCTACACAAAAATAGGCATTCAAATAGAACAAAAGTATCCTACAGGCACTCTCCCGAGGAGAGACTTAACAGTGAAACCATATAAGGGAGAGAATTTCTTAAATATCCCTACTGCCAGAAAAGCTCTTCTCTCACAGGTCACCAGTCACTGGGATTATAGGAAATCAATCCGCACCACCTCCATTGTTCATAGAACAAGATAACCTGCAtcacttttacatttttaaaaattatattattcaaattgataaaatattaatttcaatgCTTTTCATACACTGTGTTTAACTCCATGGATACACAAACCAGAATTAGAGTGCAAGTATTTTTACCAAGAGGCAAGTAACTGTGTGTTTGAAAACTTGTTTCTTTAAAACTCAACCCAAGTTTGAAAACATTGCATTTACTTCAAGTATGTCCTAAATTTAGCTCCCAATACAACAATGCTTCTAACTAAGGAAAGTGTTATGCATATGCAGCAGACAAATGCATGAAAGCCAGtctgaatttttcttctgcGTTTCTAAAGCAAATGGCATTAGAAATGTCTCTGTGAAATAATCTACAAAATTCGGTGCTGTTCCAATTTACTTGgtaccaaaaagaaaaacacaatatGTGGGCCATGTTGAAACATTCAGACCTGTGTTCCTGGTATGAAGATTGTTTAAAACTGCAGAGATTAAGCCTATGCTACAGCTAGGTTACTACTTTATGACCACTATAATTCTTTTAGCGCAGCGGACATATTACCCCAATATGCGCCTCAGACTGACCAGTCTGTCTGCTCCACCTTACGTGCTTTGACAGCTCTGCACTGCAGCCCCTGCATGAAGACACATGCTACAGGTGAGGACTACTGGGTAAAATCCAAATGCAATGGCTGCTCCAGTGTCAGGTGTGGGATAGGAATTCTAACTGGAAGCAAGAAATCTGTAGTTGTGGGGCTGTCACTGGTGCTCTGCTGGTTCTTGGGAAGCATGAAGTCTTCAGACAAGTCTAAGTGCATGAAAAAGGGACCAAAAACTTCAGAGAATCCAGGCATGATGCCACAGGAAAACCATTAAAATTAGTAACTTTGTTATCTGAGTAAGCTTTGAGTAACAGCAAGGACCACAGACCACACGATCAACTGTACAGAAATGAATCACCGAATATATGCTAACTCCATAGTTACTCTCTGACCTGTGCATTGCATTATGCAAGAAATTTCAGGGTAGGGAGTCAGAAGTTAGAGCACAACATGCTATCATGTAATAAAGTCGCAATAATGCCTATGGTAAGAAagaaatcaactttttttttggttttgctcccTTAAACTAGACTCCTAGCCTTTAGATGCTTTATCTCTGCAACCTTAGTCAAACTATTCTGCTATAGTCCTCAGTATGCATGCAATACTCTGTTGAAATTAATAAATGCCATGTTAAACACCAAGGCTGATACAGCTCTGTATCAGAATGGACTTATTGATGCTAATGACTTAGATGAAAAAATAGAGTCTCTTAGCATCTCATATCCACAAAAAATGGATCCCACAGACTGTACAGAAATCATGcatcaaaaataacaaaatgttgTACCTATGTCTTGAAGCCCAAAAGGTCATAAAACACAATTCCAAGttttaaactcctttttttaaaaaaaaaataatgatctccatgagat from Caloenas nicobarica isolate bCalNic1 chromosome 1, bCalNic1.hap1, whole genome shotgun sequence includes the following:
- the TOMM70 gene encoding mitochondrial import receptor subunit TOM70, with translation MAASKPVEAAGGGGTGLSRWQLALVLGAPILLGAGALYLWGRRAARRGGKGASERKTPEGRASPGPCGGSGQLDGPGHEETSPLDRAQAAKNKGNKYFKAGKYEQAIQCYTEAISLCPPEKNLDLSTFYQNRAAAYEQLQKWTEVAQDCTKAVELNPKYVKALFRRAKAHEKLDNKKECLEDVTAVCILEGFQNQQSMLLADKVLKLLGKEKAKEKYKNREPLMPSPQFIKSYFSSFTDDIISQPLLKGEKSDEDKDKEGEASEVKENSGYLRAKQYMEEENYDKIISECTKEIEAKGKYMAEALLLRATFYLLIGNANAAKPDLDQVISMEDANVKLRANALIKRGSMYMQQQQPVLSTQDFNMAADIDPQNADVYHHRGQLKILLDQIEEAVEDFDECIRLRPDSALAQAQKCFALYRQAYTGNNPLPVQVAMKGFEDVIKKFPKCAEGYALYAQALTDQQQFGKADEMYDKCIELEPDNATTYVHKGLLQLQWKQDLDKGLELISKAIEIDNKCDFAYETMGTIEVQRGNLDKAIEMFNKAINLAKSEMEMAHLYSLCDAAYAQTEVAKKYGLKPPTL